Genomic window (Streptomyces sp. RerS4):
ATCCGCACCTCGTCGACCTCAACGCGGCCACCGGGCACACCGTCCACCTCGCCGTCCACCAGGACGACGAGGTCATCTACATCGACAAGGTGGAGAGCCGCTACCCGGTGCGCATGTACTCGCGCATCGGCAAGCCGGTGCCGCTGACCGTGGCAGCCGTCGCGAAACTGCTGCTCGCGGACCTGCCGGAGGCCGAGCGGCAGGCGCTGGCCGGCCGGATCGACTACCCGCGCCACACCTCCCGCTCGACGCCGGACGCCGAGGCGTTCCTGCGCGAGCTGGCCCTCGTCCGCGAACAGGGGTGGGCCAGTGACCTCGGCGGCCACGAGGAGTTCATCAACTGCGTGGCCGCCCCGGTGCGCGGGCCGAACGGACGCGTGGTCGCCGCGCTGTCCGTCTCGGCGCCGAACGTGGTGGTCACCGCCGCCGAACTGCTCGAACTGCTGCCGTTGGTGCGGCGTACCGCGGACGCCGTCAGCCAGGACTACTCAGGTATCCCCCGCCCCACAGGAACTCAGGAGCACGCGTGAGCGAGAAGACCGCCGTCACCCCCGACACCCACACCGTCCCGCCCGCGCGGTTCTCGCACGGCGTGCGCAAGGGGAACATCCTCCAGGTCGCCGGCCAGGTCGGATTCCTGCCGCACGTGGACGGGCAGCCGCCGACCACCGCCGGGCCGACGCTGCGGGAGCAGACCCTCCAGACGCTGGAGAACGTCCGCGCGGTCCTG
Coding sequences:
- a CDS encoding IclR family transcriptional regulator, which produces MSQSVERALLILPALARGPVGLGEVAAGLDVHKSTALRLLRTLHAHGFVYRQPDGRYRLGARLFALAAEAVEGLDVREIAHPHLVDLNAATGHTVHLAVHQDDEVIYIDKVESRYPVRMYSRIGKPVPLTVAAVAKLLLADLPEAERQALAGRIDYPRHTSRSTPDAEAFLRELALVREQGWASDLGGHEEFINCVAAPVRGPNGRVVAALSVSAPNVVVTAAELLELLPLVRRTADAVSQDYSGIPRPTGTQEHA
- a CDS encoding RidA family protein codes for the protein MSEKTAVTPDTHTVPPARFSHGVRKGNILQVAGQVGFLPHVDGQPPTTAGPTLREQTLQTLENVRAVLEAGGAGWDDVMMLRVYLTDTGHFAEMNEIYNAYFDEQGLKEAPAARTTVYVGLPAGLLIEIDALAVLG